The Seriola aureovittata isolate HTS-2021-v1 ecotype China chromosome 12, ASM2101889v1, whole genome shotgun sequence genome window below encodes:
- the LOC130178770 gene encoding E3 ubiquitin-protein ligase MARCHF2-like produces the protein MSSSGCCHLPGSLCDYSGNAESDASKDSEESDSTTQAQYIAKVTAKDGRPLSTVVKAVSLQSDVGMCRICHEGAGGETLLSPCDCTGTLGKVHKSCLEKWLSSSNTSYCELCHTEFTIERRPQPLTQWLKDPGPRSEKRTLLCDMACFLLITPLAAISGWLCLRGAQDHLQLKSRLEAVGLIALTIALFTIYILWTLVSFRYHCQLYSEWRRTNQKVRLLMPDMKGAHTTQRSVPTKSTKKMTDETIV, from the exons ATGTCTTCATCAGGATGCTGCCACCTACCCGGCTCCCTTTGTGATTACTCTGGGAACGCTGAATCTGATGCCTCCAAGGATTCGGAGGAGTCTGATTCTACCACGCAGGCCCAGTACATTGCCAAGGTTACCGCGAAAGATGGCCGCCCACTCTCCACTGTTGTCAAAGCGGTGAGCTTGCAGAG TGATGTGGGCATGTGTCGTATTTGTCATGAGGGGGCTGGAGGAGAGACACTGCTCTCACCCTGTGACTGCACTGGCACACTGGGTAAAGTGCACAAGAGCTGCTTGGAGAAGTGGCTGTCCTCCTCCAACACCAGCTACTGTGAACTCTGTCACACAGAGTTTACTATTGAACGGCGACCACAACCACTCACACAG TGGCTGAAGGACCCTGGCCCTCGGAGTGAGAAGCGCACGCTGCTTTGCGACATGGCCTGCTTCCTTCTCATCACACCCCTGGCAGCCATCTCCGGCTGGCTGTGTCTGAGGGGAGCCCAGGACCACCTGCAACTGAAGAGCAGACTTGAGGCTGTTGGCCTCATTGCCCTCACCATTGCCCTCTTCACCATCTACATCCTCTGGACACTG GTGTCATTTCGGTATCACTGTCAGTTGTACTCGGAGTGGAGGAGGACCAATCAGAAAGTGCGTCTGCTCATGCCTGACATGAAAGGGGCACACACCACCCAACGTTCAGTGCCGACCAAGTCGACCAAGAAAATGACTGATGAAACCATCGTATGA